TTTCTTGCTTGGTATCTATATCAATATTGTCAAGGATTAACATCCAATTCAATGAATACTCAATTTATACACTTCATATGTGGGTCGGGGGTGtaattaaaaaaaacaaatttaCTGCTTACATGTAAATACTAGCAACTTATATAACTCATTGCTAGATAATATTGAAACCATATATGGGACCGCTGACCACTTCTACGTTCACTGAAATAACGGGGACATGTCTATATGAACTGTAATGACCATATGATGAGCGTTGATTTGAAGGTAGATAATAGTGAAACATTTACCAATTTTAGCACCGGCTAACACATTATAACAATGTGTTGCAACAAACTGATACAAAGCTTGCAATTTGTCTTGTTTTATATGTAAACAAGTATGCAATTACCTACATGTGTCATACATGGACCACATCTTTTAAAAGTGTCTGGGTAACACTTTCAAGGAATATAACTGAATGTGTAATACTTAAGAACACAATATTTTCATCCTAACACATATCACATGTGTTAATGCGAAAAAGTCCACATATCTTAGGTATGTTTCCAGGGTATTAATATAGACCAACTTCCGTAAATATACCATTTTAGGCCCTTGCACCTTATTGTTATGCTATATTGGTAATTTTTACCCATGTGACATGCGTGCATGTATGCAAACAGGGAAAGATGTGCATAAAGGATACATTCCTGGTCAGGGTTTTCAGTAAAATTAGAATGCAGCGCATTTCCAACACTATCAACTATAGCGGAGGTAGTCATGGATGATTCAATGCATAAGATGGCAGTAATGGCATCCAGCTGAATGACTTCATTCCTAAACATCAGCCTTGCATGTGCTGAAACATCAATGCGCTTCAAATAGTCATATTGAAAATTAAATGATTCTTAAGATGGACATTTGAGCATTATAAATTCAGATTTCACCTTGAGCAAGTCGTATCAAACTTTCAAGCATCCGCACCGTTGTTCTTGCTGCAATGAAGAAAATTATATGGTATAGCTCGGTCACACAAGAATTTAAAGTACAGGATTAAGACAATTATTCACAACTGAATCATCAGAAACTTGATTTCTGAGATAATAAAACCTGCATTTTGAGCTGCTGATTTTCTTTGGAGCTGATAATAGCTTGCGATTACTTTTTCAGCCTCCTTCGTAAGAACTGGCTTAAAAGATGCTTTAACATAGTGAATATACCTGACAGCTGAAGATATTAATAATTGCTTGAAAGATGCTTTTCAAGTAACAGAAAGCTTATGCAAGAACAAGTTAAACTCCGTGATTACTTGCATCATAGCGAAGTGGTTTATTAAGAAATAATAAAATCTAGTCAAAGTCATCTATTCCAGATGATAATTAAAGTCAAAACGAGAGTCTCACCTTCTAAGCATCGTAAGCGTCCAAATACCCTGGAGATTTTCATCAGAACCTTTTTCTGCTATTGCCTGCGAATCGTTCACAACTTATCATCATTTATGAGTTTTAAGAAGCTGATTAATAAAGTGACAAAGTAGTTGGTACCTCGGCAAGAATGTGAGATGACACAATTGCATCCCATTCTGGATTCTTCGTGTCCAGTAGGACTAGAACAATATCAAATCTGCTAATCAAGGGTCCGGACAGTGAAGTGTTGACAGAGAGGGCTGATTCACGTTGATGAATATGTGTTAGCCAAAAATTACTTAAAGTATTCCTGGATCCTAATATGTACATAAGTATTTCCCACTGACTACAACATGCATTAATTAGCTAGCACTTACTAGGTTATTACCTATAGTGTACAACCTGAGTACTAGTATCAACTTATAGAGATGAGGATATCAACTTGTAGagttaaaaaagaaaaaagaaaacaCGTATGTAAGAAATTACATAGGTCAGGATCATAATGTCCTTTGGGATTTGTTGCGCCAAATACAGTTGTCCTTGTACTGAGAGTAGTCACAAGACCAGCCTGAAATTAAGAATGTGGTTAGTAGAAATAAGGAAGACATTCTCTATCTGTAGACAAAACTTGGAAAAAAATAAACAAGCAGTTGATAAAGAATTCATCCATCCCTATTACAGGTCTAGCCTATATTTTACAGAACAGAAATTTACCCGAGACATTGTTAACTTAGAGCATGTACTTTTATACGGCTGTGCACTTGAGTTGAGATAACAGCATAATTACtagaaaaaacaaaataaacCCCGAAAGAAAATCTTATATTACACATTAAAGCAGCTTTATTCGTTTTACAAAATGTTTATATCTATAAATTAGATACATAATGGCACCTTTGCAATACTAATGGTCTGCTGCTCCATTGCCTCATGTATAGTTGCCCTGTCATGTTCCCTCATACTGGCAAAAGAAAAAATGTGTTAGTTTGACTTCATATAGTCCTCTTATATGCTTTTTTCTATTAGAACTTTTGAGCATTAGAGATCTGGGATGCTATAGAGACCGTTGAATTGTTATGCAAGTGGGAGGAGGGTTTTGGATTTTTCGCTCTTCCCTTTTTGTTCTTCAGCCCATTATTTGTCCCAGCCCACAGATAACAAAGACCAGATCGTACTTCAATAAGACTTTATGACAACTAAAATCTGTGGCATAATCTCACTAAATCACctatatttgatttttaattttatataacaTTGTCGTATAGTGACAACTTGAACATGGTTAGGAAGCCTAACAAGTGATATTTTTAACTATGATCATCTATCAGTTACAAACCCCAATTTACATTACATTCGTTGTATACATATAATAGGAACACAGAAGATAGATATTCTAAATAAAGGAGTGAATAACTAATTAACTATTAGTTTACTCCCACTATGGCAATTGCCAGCACTCACAAAATGATTGGTTAAAGATTTACTAAACGACTAGTCATGGACACTGTAAAAGAAATGGAGAAGATCGGTTCAAGATATTAAATTGAGTAGCACCTATCAAATTCATCTATGCAACAAAGGCCACCATCTGCTAACACCAGGGCTCCAGCTTCAAGCATCCATTCTCCTGAAAGTTTTACATAATCAATCTATTCAGATTTAAGGGAAGTACATAAACACGACACATAGATCACAATAACTAAGTGGAAGGGAAAAAAATCTAAGGAAAAGAAACTATTATGTTTTACTGGTAAAGATCAGAATACTTATTAGTTATTTCATATTTTATGTCCTTCACAAAGTGACCGTGCATATAAATGCTTGAGATATCTAATCTTCaattatgatttataaatatGGAAATAATTTTGTCTATTGCGCCATTACCAACCATAAACATATTAGAGAACTATAGAGCCATAAAGAGAGCAACAGTTCATACAAGAATTGCAACAATAGTAGCAACTTGGAGCATCTTATAATGAATTTTATATAATCTCTCTCTAATTTCTAGCATAAACATCAAACCATAATATAGTCTACCTGCATCTCTTATCTTGCTCAAAGTTATAGCATAAACATCAAGTCAAAAAATAGTATGTACCTGCATCTTTAACGGCCGTAACAGTCAATCCAGCACTAGTGCTCCCCAAGCCTGTAGTAATAACAGATCTATTGCTTAATTTAGCTGCAAATTTCAAGAACTGGGACTTTCCAGTACCTGAAAAATCAGCATTAACATTAATtgtcattttctaaaatattcaaCTGGACAGTAGGTTAGACCCTCTGTAACAAAATCAGAGAATAATCCCTTCTACAAGTCACTGTATCATTGAAAAATGTAAATATAAGCATACGCCTGCGCCTATGGCGGACTAGATTAATTTCAACAAAAACTATGCATTACATATGGGATATGTTAGTATGTCCAGAGCAGACAAGAACGTATCTACCAATAGAAATCAATATATACCAACTATCGCTACAAAGTTTTACCTAAATCTTTACTTAAAGATTGTGACATATATAGCCAAGACAGATTAATTTTGTACTCATTTCTTAAAAGCCTTTATTAACATTCTATTCTATACATATAGGATCAGAATAAGGGATGTTTAATGAGTAAGACCCAACAACTACCTGGATCACCAACTAGTAGTAGATGAGACTCTCCTCGGACTTTTGTACCGGAAGCATCAACATGCTGCACGCCTCCAATAAGTGTCAATGCAACTAGATTGATAGAAATTTCATATATTCAGCAGTCCGGATGTCATTAACATAGAGGAATATAAAACACATCTTTGAAGCAACAAAATCTCACCTGTTGTCACATTAAAACTTTTCATAAAAAATCTATGCGAGTCCATTGTTGTATTGATGTCAAAAGATTTAATGTTAACCAATTTACCTGCAAGTTTTACGGTGAAGAGTCCAAAAATTTGTGGGCAGATGGCTTTTAATATTGCATTTCTTCCTAGGATTGTAAATGGTCAATATTAACAAGAGAAGTAAATAAAAAGTAGTTTTAGACATCAAGTGGACAAATACCTTTCAGAGGGGTATCTCCAAAATCTGACCAGAACTTCTTAAATTTCATAATAGTATCATCTGGGATATTTATATCTGACTTCAGCTCATTTGTTCTTCTGAAATAATAATCGATCATGTAAACCACGAATAATTAAACAATACTTTGGTTTGAGAAAATGTAAGTAAATGACCATCTTCTTATTAGTGGAGAACTTTGGTTTAAGAAAATGCAAATAAATGACCATCGTCTTATTAGTGGAGATTAGGTTACAACTAGATTAGAATGTTTCCCAATTTCCAGAAGTACAAGTGTTCATCATGGTGCAACCTTTGAATCTTGATGCAGAACAACAATTAA
This sequence is a window from Apium graveolens cultivar Ventura chromosome 9, ASM990537v1, whole genome shotgun sequence. Protein-coding genes within it:
- the LOC141684279 gene encoding putative DNA helicase MCM9 isoform X1, which translates into the protein MEEEQENIFRFLVGHCDDQLSSIILSPDPSLHYPLLLDFAELLDSNPSLANLLYNQPALYLPKFDEVALRAQKHVSISKFNKKNASMKNYVHVRINICGSPLEFPETFPSIGRVRVKHRGILLTLKGTVIRSGAIKMVEGDRTFECRKCKHRFKVSPELETGNSVPKPTSCPSQKQKYCESTSFQIVEGNIVCHDYQEIKIQESTQVLDVGAIPRSMPVILKDDLVDIVKAGDDVIVTGILTARWSSDMKDVRCDLDPILVANHVRRTNELKSDINIPDDTIMKFKKFWSDFGDTPLKGRNAILKAICPQIFGLFTVKLAGKLVNIKSFDINTTMDSHRFFMKSFNVTTVALTLIGGVQHVDASGTKVRGESHLLLVGDPGTGKSQFLKFAAKLSNRSVITTGLGSTSAGLTVTAVKDAGEWMLEAGALVLADGGLCCIDEFDSMREHDRATIHEAMEQQTISIAKAGLVTTLSTRTTVFGATNPKGHYDPDLSLSVNTSLSGPLISRFDIVLVLLDTKNPEWDAIVSSHILAEAIAEKGSDENLQGIWTLTMLRRYIHYVKASFKPVLTKEAEKVIASYYQLQRKSAAQNAARTTVRMLESLIRLAQAHARLMFRNEVIQLDAITAILCIESSMTTSAIVDSVGNALHSNFTENPDQEYTKQERMILASLNKVDEF
- the LOC141684279 gene encoding putative DNA helicase MCM9 isoform X2 — translated: MEEEQENIFRFLVGHCDDQLSSIILSPDPSLHYPLLLDFAELLDSNPSLANLLYNQPALYLPKFDEVALRAQKHVSISKFNKKNASMKNYVHVRINICGSPLEFPETFPSIGRVRVKHRGILLTLKGTVIRSGAIKMVEGDRTFECRKCKHRFKVSPELETGNSVPKPTSCPSQKQKYCESTSFQIVEGNIVCHDYQEIKIQESTQVLDVGAIPRSMPVILKDDLVDIVKAGDDVIVTGILTARWSSDMKDVRCDLDPILVANHVRRTNELKSDINIPDDTIMKFKKFWSDFGDTPLKGKLVNIKSFDINTTMDSHRFFMKSFNVTTVALTLIGGVQHVDASGTKVRGESHLLLVGDPGTGKSQFLKFAAKLSNRSVITTGLGSTSAGLTVTAVKDAGEWMLEAGALVLADGGLCCIDEFDSMREHDRATIHEAMEQQTISIAKAGLVTTLSTRTTVFGATNPKGHYDPDLSLSVNTSLSGPLISRFDIVLVLLDTKNPEWDAIVSSHILAEAIAEKGSDENLQGIWTLTMLRRYIHYVKASFKPVLTKEAEKVIASYYQLQRKSAAQNAARTTVRMLESLIRLAQAHARLMFRNEVIQLDAITAILCIESSMTTSAIVDSVGNALHSNFTENPDQEYTKQERMILASLNKVDEF
- the LOC141684279 gene encoding putative DNA helicase MCM9 isoform X3; its protein translation is MEEEQENIFRFLVGHCDDQLSSIILSPDPSLHYPLLLDFAELLDSNPSLANLLYNQPALYLPKFDEVALRAQKHVSISKFNKKNASMKNYVHVRINICGSPLEFPETFPSIGRVRVKHRGILLTLKGTVIRSGAIKMVEGDRTFECRKCKHRFKVSPELETGNSVPKPTSCPSQKQKYCESTSFQIVEGNIVCHDYQEIKIQESTQVLDVGAIPRSMPVILKDDLVDIVKAGDDVIVTGILTARWSSDMKDVRCDLDPILVANHVRRTNELKSDINIPDDTIMKFKKFWSDFGDTPLKGRNAILKAICPQIFGLFTVKLAVALTLIGGVQHVDASGTKVRGESHLLLVGDPGTGKSQFLKFAAKLSNRSVITTGLGSTSAGLTVTAVKDAGEWMLEAGALVLADGGLCCIDEFDSMREHDRATIHEAMEQQTISIAKAGLVTTLSTRTTVFGATNPKGHYDPDLSLSVNTSLSGPLISRFDIVLVLLDTKNPEWDAIVSSHILAEAIAEKGSDENLQGIWTLTMLRRYIHYVKASFKPVLTKEAEKVIASYYQLQRKSAAQNAARTTVRMLESLIRLAQAHARLMFRNEVIQLDAITAILCIESSMTTSAIVDSVGNALHSNFTENPDQEYTKQERMILASLNKVDEF